The following are encoded together in the Xanthobacter autotrophicus Py2 genome:
- a CDS encoding ABC transporter related (PFAM: ABC transporter related~KEGG: reh:H16_A1709 ABC-type transporter, ATPase component: HAAT family), whose product MTTQEISPDSDSNDADVLLDIQSMELRYGAAVAVRDISLKVKRGQLVAVIGNNGAGKSSMVKGATGLVAPSGGKVLFRGADTTRMSANAKVGQGLVMVPEGRLIFPDQSVEDNLILGAYVHGGLKSAKAKATREKVLELFPRLKERLGQQAGSMSGGEQQMLAIARGLMAEPELLIIDELSLGLAPKIVDQLMGVLSALNNDGLTILLVEQLASYALAIADHAYVIANGRVAREGPSQVLARDPEVMEAFLGRKKPAA is encoded by the coding sequence ATGACCACCCAAGAGATCAGCCCCGATTCCGATTCCAACGACGCGGACGTGCTGCTCGACATCCAGTCCATGGAACTGCGCTACGGCGCGGCGGTTGCGGTGCGCGACATCTCGCTGAAGGTGAAGCGCGGCCAATTGGTGGCGGTCATCGGCAACAACGGCGCCGGTAAGTCCTCCATGGTGAAGGGCGCCACCGGCCTCGTCGCCCCCTCCGGCGGCAAGGTGTTGTTTCGCGGCGCCGACACCACCCGCATGAGCGCCAATGCCAAGGTGGGGCAGGGCCTCGTCATGGTGCCGGAAGGCCGGCTGATCTTCCCCGACCAGAGCGTGGAGGACAATCTCATCCTCGGCGCCTACGTCCATGGCGGCTTGAAGAGCGCCAAGGCCAAGGCGACGCGGGAAAAGGTTCTGGAGCTGTTCCCGCGCCTGAAGGAGCGCCTCGGCCAGCAGGCCGGCTCCATGTCCGGCGGCGAGCAGCAGATGCTGGCCATCGCCCGCGGGCTGATGGCCGAGCCGGAGCTGCTCATCATCGACGAGCTGTCTCTGGGCCTGGCACCCAAGATCGTCGACCAGCTGATGGGCGTGCTTTCCGCCCTCAACAACGACGGCCTCACCATCCTTCTGGTGGAGCAGCTCGCCTCCTATGCGCTCGCCATCGCCGACCACGCCTATGTCATTGCCAACGGCCGCGTCGCGCGGGAAGGGCCGAGCCAGGTGCTCGCCCGCGATCCCGAGGTGATGGAGGCCTTCCTCGGCCGCAAGAAACCGGCGGCCTGA
- a CDS encoding cyclase family protein (PFAM: cyclase family protein~KEGG: har:HEAR2678 hypothetical protein), which yields MSRIVDLSLLIEDNMPAHKLFQRPVITTHLSHESSKAFGLGVPGDAMTFQTNFIAMLDHVGTHVDAYRHVKPDGASIDEMPLDMFMGKAVCFDLRHIPDLGDITDEDLEKAEAAAGVKVDGHIVLLCTGFHARNYPSLDSVWKNPLLTVEATKWLYARGSMMQGVEGPSTDKPTDNIFAQHRLCRELGMSHWEWLVNLEELVGKGEFQFFGVPLKFKGGSGSPVRAFAVLN from the coding sequence ATGTCCAGAATTGTCGACCTCAGCCTGCTCATCGAAGACAACATGCCCGCCCACAAGCTGTTCCAGCGGCCGGTGATCACCACCCACCTCAGCCACGAAAGCTCCAAGGCGTTCGGCCTCGGCGTGCCCGGCGACGCCATGACCTTCCAGACCAATTTCATTGCCATGCTGGACCATGTGGGCACCCATGTGGACGCCTACCGCCATGTGAAGCCCGACGGCGCCTCCATCGACGAGATGCCCCTCGACATGTTCATGGGCAAGGCGGTGTGCTTCGACCTGCGCCACATCCCCGACCTCGGCGACATCACCGATGAGGACCTGGAGAAGGCCGAGGCGGCCGCCGGCGTGAAGGTGGACGGCCACATCGTGCTGCTGTGCACCGGCTTCCACGCCCGCAATTATCCGAGCCTCGACAGCGTTTGGAAGAACCCGCTGCTGACGGTGGAAGCCACCAAGTGGCTCTACGCGCGCGGCTCGATGATGCAGGGGGTGGAAGGCCCCTCCACCGACAAGCCCACCGACAACATCTTCGCCCAGCACCGCCTGTGCCGCGAGCTCGGGATGAGCCACTGGGAGTGGCTGGTGAATCTGGAAGAACTGGTGGGCAAGGGCGAATTCCAGTTCTTCGGCGTGCCGCTGAAGTTCAAGGGCGGCTCCGGATCGCCAGTCCGTGCCTTCGCCGTCCTCAATTGA